In Rhipicephalus sanguineus isolate Rsan-2018 unplaced genomic scaffold, BIME_Rsan_1.4 Seq8268, whole genome shotgun sequence, one DNA window encodes the following:
- the LOC119378408 gene encoding uncharacterized protein LOC119378408 has protein sequence MAAPARTASPSTETRLEALESSLLVLSQKMETLRPLLHRVLENSQALQQQHQPAGGGAAASSSVTSFGSQFLHDFFAEDDDEGGGGDVSEDSQESQWTEEDFEASRPVAPYIGRFVRRCWESRGRAGRCRKARSAYPNPNLPFLKVPRLNPEFEGYSRFRAIGLDRGRDESFRCTQASVMGAVGALVDLLDCCDRSGPHVTRQAVAERTGAALAHLGRAFESLSEERRCSVLKRVAPDQRRLLDGLRPTGAGDGEQSTEFLFGPRLRDRAAKRSELVSLLHFLRARGRQLQEQYQQQNGNGVQGTSRGASRRRPRTHFGAPIRRRRT, from the exons ATGGCAGCACCAGCTCGTACTGCGTCCCCGTCAACGGAGACCCGTCTGGAGGCTCTGGAGTCGTCGCTGCTCGTGCTGTCGCAGAAGATGGAGACACTGCGGCCGCTGCTGCACCGCGTCCTTGAAAACAGCCAGGCgttgcagcagcagcatcaaccaGCCGGAGGCGGGGCAGCAGCCTCGTCCTCTGTAACCTCCTTTGGGTCGCAGTTCCTGCACGACTTCTTTGCCGAGGACGACGATGAGGGAGGTGGAGGCGACGTCTCCGAAGACTCTCAG GAGAGCCAGTGGACGGAGGAAGATTTTGAGGCCAGCCGTCCGGTGGCACCCTACATAGGCCGCTTTGTACGCCGATGCTGGGAGTCACGGGGGCGAGCGGGACGCTGTCGCAAGGCTCGTTCAGCCTACCCAAACCCAAACTTGCCTTTCCTGAAG GTGCCTCGTCTGAACCCCGAATTTGAGGGCTACAGTCGCTTCCGGGCTATCGGCTTGGATCGGGGACGGGACGAATCGTTCCGCTGCACCCAGGCGTCGGTGATGGGCGCAGTTGGTGCCCTGGTGGATCTGCTGGACTGCTGCGATCGCTCGGGTCCTCACGTGACTCGACAG GCTGTTGCCGAGCGGACAGGGGCGGCACTGGCCCACTTGGGTCGGGCGTTCGAGTCCCTATCGGAGGAGCGTCGCTGCTCCGTGCTGAAACGAGTCGCACCCGACCAGCGGCGGTTGCTCGATGGACTTCGTCCGACCGGTGCGGGAGACGGCGAGCAGTCGACGGAGTTTCTATTCGGACCGCGGCTACGCGACCGTGCTGCCAAGCGATCAGAGCTCGTCAGTCTACTTCACTTCCTGCGCGCCCGTGGCCGTCAGCTCCAGGAACAGTATCAACAGCAGAACGGCAACGGAGTTCAAGGCACCAGCAGGGGTGCATCGCGGCGGCGGCCCCGGACTCACTTTGGGGCCCCCATTAGAC GGCGAAGGACATAA
- the LOC119378409 gene encoding negative elongation factor D encodes MEEFDEERTWEEGDADSPLGEDQEALVEGIQQECIEKFSSLDFIMEPGIFAQLKRYFQAGGNPEQVVDLLLENYQAVAQTANLLAEWLIMAGMKITEVQGLVEDHLKQMILKHFDPKKADSIFNDEGETPAWLTEMIEHPTWRSLIYKLAEEYPDCLMLNFTIKLISDAGFQAEITSISTASQQLEVFSRVLRAATDNFLEGGEERMSQNLSELTRMVCHGEHTYLYSQSVLHTLAQEPRGGSNVKRLAQEISRYAQRTGHDPTPITMALNGAAAYPRACQALSAMLSRDALNPADVTVLHKMYQTPDPPPVELLREPHFLDLLLDALFRPGSRLNPEHRPKYVYLLAYAGSVYETRRKGVRKSLNRDELRATQQAVEKVHMLCQERRGSSELVPELGALFQAMRYPVVALGVVHWVEHTVSDPSYFKLSTEHTPLHLALLDEVVVCHTTLHQKVLDLLVRLFESPPHEELDVLVQLERRKMLLDRMVHLLSRGCVVPVVSYVRACWERQDTDVSLIRYFVTEVLDVIAPPYTPEFVQLFLPLAESEEITGGLRGAAATAESSGASGGGGGSGEGDAVSEFVVHCKANYIVMS; translated from the exons ATGGAGGAATTCGACGAGGAAAGGACGTGGGAGGAAGGCGATGCCGATTCGCCTCTGGGCGAAGACCAGGAGGCCCTCGTGGAAGGGATTCAACAGGAGTGCATCGAGAAGTTCAGCAGTCTGGACTTCATCATGGAGCCCGGCATATTTGCCCAGCTGAAGCGCTACTTCCAGGCGGGCGGCAACCCGGAGCAAGTTGTGGACCTGCTGCTCGAGAACTACCAGGCGGTTGCCCAGACGGCGAACCTTCTGGCCGAATGGCTTATCATGGCAGGGATGAAGATCACCGAG GTTCAGGGCCTGGTGGAGGACCACCTGAAGCAGATGATCCTGAAGCACTTTGACCCCAAAAAGGCTGACTCCATCTTCAACGACGAGGGTGAGACGCCCGCCTGGCTGACGGAAATGATTGAGCACCCCACCTGGCGTTCACTCATTTACAAGCTGGCCGAGGAGTACCCCGACTGCCTCATGCTCAACTTCACCATCAAGCTCATCTCGGATGCTGGATTCCAG GCAGAAATTACGTCCATCTCGACAGCCTCACAGCAGCTGGAGGTGTTCTCACGTGTGCTACGAGCTGCCACGGATAACTTCCTCGAAGGCGGCGAGGAGCGCATGAGCCAGAATCTGTCCGAGCTGACGCGCATGGTTTGCCACGGCGAGCACACCTACCTGTACAGCCAGTCCGTGCTGCACACCCTTGCACAG GAGCCCCGTGGTGGTTCAAACGTCAAGCGGCTGGCGCAAGAGATCAGTCGGTACGCGCAGCGCACAGGGCACGACCCGACGCCCATCACGATGGCACTGAACGGCGCAGCGGCCTACCCGCGTGCCTGCCAGGCCCTGTCGGCGATGCTGTCGCGCGACGCGCTGAACCCAGCCGACGTGACAGTGCTGCACAAGATGTACCAGACGCCCGACCCGCCGCCCGTCGAGCTGCTGCGCGAGCCCCACTTCCTGGACCTGCTTCTGGACGCCCTGTTCCGGCCGGGTTCGCGGCTCAATCCCGAGCATCGGCCCAAGTACGTGTACCTGCTTGCGTACGCGGGCAGTGTGTACGAGACGCGTCGCAAGGGGGTGCGCAAGTCCCTGAACAGAGACGAGCTGCGTGCCACGCAGCAGGCAGTGGAGAAGGTGCACATGCTGTGCCAGGAGCGCCGTGGTTCATCGGAACTGGTGCCCGAGCTTGGGGCACTGTTCCAGGCGATGCGGTATCCTGTGGTGGCTCTTGGAGTGGTGCACTGGGTGGAACACACCGTGTCTGACCCTTCCTACTTCAAATTGAGCACTGAGCACACGCCGCTACACCTGGCGTTGCTCGACGAGGTGGTCGTCTGCCACACTACCCTGCACCAGAAG GTGCTGGACCTTCTGGTGCGGCTCTTCGAGTCCCCACCGCACGAGGAGCTCGACGTGCTGGTTCAGCTGGAGCGGCGCAAGATGCTCCTGGACCGAATGGTGCACCTGCTGAGTCGCGGGTGTGTCGTGCCGGTCGTCAGCTACGTCCGGGCCTGCTGGGAGCGGCAGGACACCGACGTGTCCCTCATTCGTTACTTCGTCACCGAGGTGCTAGACGTCATTGCACCCCCGTACACACCCGAGTTCGTCCAGCTGTTCCTTCCCTTGGCCGAAAGCGAGGAAATCACGGGTGGGCTGCGCGGTGCGGCCGCGACTGCAGAAAGCAGCGGCGCTTCGGGTGGTGGGGGTGGCAGTGGTGAGGGAGACGCAGTCTCCGAGTTTGTGGTGCACTGCAAGGCAAACTACATTGTCATGAGTTGA